A stretch of Lysinibacillus agricola DNA encodes these proteins:
- a CDS encoding M42 family metallopeptidase: protein MTQLDSTLQMFKDLTDANGIAGNERAPREVMKKYIGPYADVVETDNLGSVIAKKVGDENGPKIMVAGHLDEVGFMVTQIDDKGFIKFQTVGGWWSQVMLAQRVTITTRKGDEIIGVIGSKPPHILPADVRNKVVDIKDMFIDVGAASKEDVLEWGVRPGDMVTPYFEFNVMKNEKYLLAKAWDNRIGCAIAIDVMKALQNEKHPNILYSVGNVQEEVGLRGAKTATYKIQPDIGFAVDVGVAGDTPGVTAKESTSKMGAGPQIVVYDASMVSHRGLREFVLDVADEHNIPYQFEAMAGGGTDAGSIHVTANGIPALSIGIATRYIHSHAGILHRDDYDNAVKLMVEVIKKLDRDAVNKIIFD, encoded by the coding sequence ATGACACAGCTAGATTCAACATTACAAATGTTTAAAGATTTAACAGATGCGAATGGTATTGCAGGTAATGAACGTGCACCACGCGAGGTTATGAAAAAGTACATTGGACCATATGCAGACGTAGTTGAAACAGATAATTTAGGTAGCGTCATTGCTAAAAAGGTTGGCGATGAAAATGGCCCTAAAATTATGGTTGCAGGCCATTTAGATGAAGTAGGCTTCATGGTTACTCAAATCGATGACAAAGGGTTTATCAAATTCCAAACTGTAGGCGGTTGGTGGAGCCAGGTTATGCTTGCACAGCGTGTAACAATTACAACACGTAAAGGTGATGAAATTATTGGGGTTATTGGTTCAAAGCCACCTCATATTTTACCAGCAGATGTGCGTAACAAAGTGGTAGACATTAAAGATATGTTTATCGATGTTGGTGCGGCTTCAAAAGAAGATGTGCTTGAATGGGGCGTACGTCCTGGCGATATGGTGACACCGTATTTTGAATTTAATGTGATGAAAAACGAAAAGTACTTATTAGCAAAAGCATGGGATAACCGCATTGGTTGTGCAATTGCAATAGATGTGATGAAAGCATTGCAAAATGAAAAGCATCCTAACATCCTTTATTCTGTAGGGAACGTACAAGAGGAAGTTGGGCTTCGTGGTGCGAAAACGGCTACATATAAAATCCAACCTGACATTGGCTTTGCTGTCGATGTAGGTGTAGCAGGAGACACACCAGGGGTAACTGCAAAAGAATCAACTAGTAAAATGGGCGCTGGTCCACAAATTGTTGTCTACGATGCATCAATGGTGTCACACCGTGGCTTACGTGAATTCGTATTAGATGTGGCTGATGAGCACAATATTCCATATCAATTCGAGGCAATGGCTGGTGGCGGTACAGACGCTGGCTCTATCCACGTAACAGCAAATGGTATACCAGCACTATCAATCGGTATTGCTACACGCTATATCCACTCACATGCAGGTATTTTACATCGTGATGATTATGATAACGCTGTAAAATTAATGGTGGAAGTTATTAAAAAATTAGACCGTGATGCAGTCAATAAAATTATTTTTGACTAA
- a CDS encoding dUTP diphosphatase, which yields MNLQQLFKMQKELDDFIEKTQNIERDVFKEKGLALMVELAELANETRCFKFWSTKGASERDVILEEYVDSIHFILSLGLLKGYTAIDKWPVIEEKRDLTETFLMTQDDILKFISQPTEDRYLAIWQCYGLIAYNLGFTFEDVVAAYIEKNEENYNRQRSGY from the coding sequence ATGAATTTACAACAATTGTTTAAAATGCAGAAAGAACTTGATGATTTTATCGAGAAAACACAAAATATTGAACGTGATGTATTTAAAGAAAAAGGTTTAGCTTTAATGGTAGAGCTAGCTGAACTAGCAAATGAAACACGCTGTTTTAAGTTTTGGAGCACAAAGGGGGCTTCAGAGCGTGATGTGATTTTAGAGGAATATGTGGATTCGATTCATTTTATTTTATCACTTGGCTTATTAAAAGGTTATACAGCGATAGACAAATGGCCAGTGATTGAAGAGAAGAGAGATTTAACAGAGACATTTTTAATGACACAAGACGATATTTTAAAGTTTATTAGTCAACCGACAGAGGATAGATATTTAGCTATCTGGCAATGCTATGGATTAATTGCATACAATCTAGGCTTTACGTTTGAGGATGTTGTTGCGGCATATATAGAGAAAAATGAAGAAAATTATAATCGTCAGCGTTCAGGATATTAA
- a CDS encoding DUF1294 domain-containing protein, with protein MGQALLAYMAIVSIVLLIMMGMDKSKAKKHEWRIAERTLFTLAIAGGAVGGVLGMYLFRHKTRHNSFAFGFPLLAAIQIFIIVQIW; from the coding sequence ATGGGACAAGCATTATTAGCTTATATGGCAATTGTTTCTATAGTCCTGCTCATAATGATGGGCATGGATAAATCAAAAGCGAAAAAGCATGAATGGCGTATTGCAGAACGTACGTTGTTTACATTAGCAATTGCTGGGGGTGCAGTAGGTGGTGTGCTAGGAATGTATTTATTCCGTCATAAAACACGCCATAACAGCTTTGCATTTGGCTTCCCGCTGCTAGCAGCTATTCAAATTTTTATCATAGTACAAATATGGTGA
- the rplT gene encoding 50S ribosomal protein L20, which translates to MPRVKGGTVTRKRRKKVLKLAKGYYGSKHTLYKVANQAVMKSGQYAYRDRRQKKRDFRKLWITRINAAARMNGLSYSRLMHGLKVAGIEVNRKMLADLAVTDAAAFTQLADTAKKAVAK; encoded by the coding sequence ATGCCACGCGTAAAAGGCGGAACAGTGACGCGCAAACGTCGTAAAAAAGTATTAAAATTAGCTAAAGGTTACTATGGTTCAAAACATACATTATACAAAGTTGCTAACCAAGCAGTAATGAAGTCAGGTCAATATGCATACCGTGACCGTCGTCAGAAAAAACGTGATTTCCGTAAATTATGGATCACTCGTATCAACGCAGCTGCTCGCATGAACGGTCTTTCATACAGCCGTTTAATGCACGGTTTAAAAGTTGCTGGTATCGAAGTTAACCGTAAAATGTTAGCTGACCTAGCTGTAACTGATGCAGCAGCATTCACTCAATTAGCTGACACTGCAAAAAAAGCAGTAGCTAAGTAA
- the rpmI gene encoding 50S ribosomal protein L35 gives MPKMKTHRGAAKRFKKTGSGKLKYDRAYGSHLFANKSTKQKRHLRKANIVSSGDFKRIKSLLVYMK, from the coding sequence ATGCCAAAAATGAAAACTCACCGTGGAGCTGCGAAACGTTTCAAAAAAACGGGTTCAGGTAAATTAAAATATGACCGTGCTTATGGAAGCCACTTATTCGCAAACAAATCTACAAAACAAAAACGTCACCTACGTAAAGCAAATATCGTTTCATCTGGTGACTTCAAACGCATCAAATCATTACTTGTTTACATGAAATAA
- the infC gene encoding translation initiation factor IF-3: protein MYVNEGIRARELRLIDHNGDQLGVKTRNEALEIATRVNLDLVLVAPQAKPPVARIMDYGKFKFEQQKKDREIRKNQKVIVMKEVRLSPSIDEHDFQTKLRNAIKFLEKGDKVKCSLRFKGRAITHKDIGQRVLDRFAEACAEVSTVEQKPKMEGRSMFLVLQPKNEK from the coding sequence ATGTATGTAAACGAAGGCATTCGCGCACGTGAACTTCGATTAATCGATCACAATGGTGACCAGCTTGGTGTAAAGACACGTAATGAAGCGCTAGAAATCGCCACTCGTGTAAACTTGGATCTTGTCCTTGTGGCCCCTCAAGCCAAGCCGCCAGTCGCTCGTATCATGGACTATGGTAAATTTAAGTTTGAACAGCAAAAGAAAGACCGTGAAATTCGTAAAAATCAAAAGGTCATCGTAATGAAAGAGGTTCGTCTGAGCCCATCAATCGATGAGCATGATTTCCAAACGAAGTTACGTAACGCGATTAAATTCCTTGAAAAAGGTGATAAGGTTAAATGTAGCTTACGTTTCAAAGGTCGTGCGATTACACATAAAGACATTGGTCAACGTGTGTTAGATCGTTTTGCTGAAGCTTGTGCTGAAGTATCAACGGTTGAACAAAAACCGAAGATGGAAGGCCGAAGCATGTTCTTAGTTCTTCAACCAAAGAACGAGAAATAA
- the thrS gene encoding threonine--tRNA ligase, which translates to MSDMIKLTFPDGAVKEFAKGTSTDDVALSISPGLRKKAYAGKVNGVLVDLKTPIEEDATIAIITQDDEEALEILRHSTAHLTAQAIKRLFPDVKLGIGPVIEGGFYYDIDAPTPITAEDLPAIEKEMKKIIAENLEIERKNVSRAEAQGIYQEIGDEYKLELLEAIPADEQVSIYHQGEFFDLCRGIHAPSTGKLREFKLLSLAGAYWRGNSDNKMLQRIYGTAFFKKEELKHHLQMLEEAKERDHRKIGKELELFTTSQKVGQGLPLWLPNGATIRRVIERYIVDKEVSLGYKHVYTPVLGSKELYQTSGHWDHYQDSIFPPMEMDNETLIMRPMNCPHHMMVYKNSMHSYRNLPLRIAELGTMHRYEMSGAVSGLQRVRGMTLNDAHIFVRPDQIKAEFQKVVQLILEVYKDFDLNDYSFRLSYRDPADTEKYFDDDAMWEKAQSMLKEAMDELGLDYFEAEGEAAFYGPKLDVQVKTAIGKEETLSTVQLDFLLPERFDLTYVGEDGKPHRPVVIHRGVVSTMERFVAFLIEEYKGAFPTWLAPVQVEVIPVSNEAHFDYAKQIEEQLNAAGLRVEMDDREEKLGYKIREAQMKKIPYMLVIGDKEVEAGGVNVRRYGSKDSETISFQDFLANIKAEITK; encoded by the coding sequence ATGTCAGATATGATTAAATTAACTTTCCCAGATGGCGCTGTAAAGGAATTTGCAAAAGGTACATCTACTGATGACGTGGCATTATCAATCAGCCCAGGACTTCGAAAAAAAGCATATGCTGGTAAAGTAAATGGTGTCTTAGTGGATTTAAAAACACCGATTGAAGAGGACGCTACAATCGCAATTATTACACAAGATGATGAGGAAGCACTTGAAATCCTACGTCACTCTACTGCGCACTTAACAGCACAAGCGATTAAGCGTTTATTCCCAGACGTTAAACTTGGTATTGGTCCAGTTATTGAAGGTGGTTTCTACTACGATATTGATGCACCAACTCCAATCACAGCTGAAGACTTACCAGCAATTGAAAAAGAAATGAAAAAGATTATCGCTGAAAACCTAGAGATCGAGCGCAAAAATGTTAGCCGTGCAGAAGCACAAGGAATCTATCAAGAAATCGGCGATGAATATAAATTAGAATTACTTGAAGCGATTCCGGCTGATGAACAAGTTTCTATTTATCATCAAGGTGAATTTTTCGACCTTTGCCGCGGTATCCACGCACCATCAACTGGTAAGCTTCGTGAGTTCAAACTTCTTTCATTAGCGGGTGCTTACTGGAGAGGTAACTCAGATAACAAAATGCTTCAACGTATTTATGGTACAGCATTCTTTAAAAAAGAAGAATTGAAACATCACCTACAAATGCTTGAAGAAGCAAAAGAACGTGATCACCGTAAAATCGGTAAGGAATTAGAATTATTTACAACTTCTCAAAAAGTTGGCCAAGGCTTACCACTATGGCTACCAAACGGTGCGACAATCCGTCGTGTCATTGAGCGCTATATCGTGGATAAAGAAGTATCTCTTGGTTATAAGCATGTTTACACACCAGTACTTGGTTCTAAAGAGCTTTATCAAACTTCAGGTCACTGGGATCACTACCAAGATTCTATTTTCCCACCAATGGAGATGGACAATGAAACATTAATTATGCGTCCGATGAACTGTCCTCACCATATGATGGTGTACAAAAATAGCATGCATTCTTATCGTAACCTACCATTACGTATTGCGGAGCTTGGTACAATGCACCGTTATGAAATGTCAGGCGCAGTTTCTGGCTTACAACGTGTACGTGGGATGACTTTAAACGATGCACATATCTTCGTTCGTCCAGATCAAATTAAAGCGGAATTCCAAAAAGTAGTACAGTTAATTTTAGAGGTTTACAAGGACTTTGATTTAAACGATTACTCGTTCCGTTTATCTTATCGCGACCCAGCAGATACTGAAAAATACTTCGATGATGATGCAATGTGGGAAAAAGCACAAAGTATGTTAAAAGAGGCAATGGATGAGCTTGGCTTAGATTACTTCGAAGCTGAAGGTGAAGCTGCATTCTACGGTCCTAAACTTGACGTACAAGTAAAAACTGCAATTGGTAAAGAAGAAACTTTATCAACAGTGCAGCTTGATTTCTTATTACCAGAGCGCTTTGACTTAACTTATGTTGGAGAAGATGGTAAACCACATCGTCCAGTTGTTATTCACCGTGGTGTTGTATCAACAATGGAACGTTTCGTAGCCTTCTTAATTGAAGAATATAAAGGTGCATTCCCAACATGGTTAGCACCAGTACAAGTTGAAGTCATCCCAGTTTCAAACGAAGCACACTTTGATTATGCAAAACAAATTGAAGAGCAATTAAATGCTGCAGGCTTACGCGTTGAAATGGATGACCGTGAAGAAAAACTAGGCTACAAAATCCGTGAAGCACAAATGAAAAAAATTCCGTATATGCTTGTTATCGGAGACAAAGAAGTAGAGGCTGGTGGCGTAAACGTACGTCGCTATGGCTCAAAAGATTCAGAAACAATTAGCTTCCAAGACTTCCTAGCAAACATTAAAGCAGAAATTACAAAATAA
- the dnaI gene encoding primosomal protein DnaI: protein MNGPLKRAINVPSFQERYETMRREILENPRVQEFLAAHADELSYETIERNLPKLHEFISQSTVCCGCNNTESCTNYLKGFLPTLRVVRSTVEIDYVRCEQKIREDERRDVTNMIASMHMPKDVLQATIQDLLIDDESRVMIAQKAAQFVKTTLETGKLPAKGYYLYGKFGVGKSFVLGALANELASIKIRSVVVFVPEFLREMKNAIGDNTLNEKLDYVKKAPVLMLDDLGAETMTAWTRDEILGTIFHYRMAEQLPTFITSNFKYDELEHHLAQSQKGDIEVVKAGRIMERVKALTEPIEMHGKNRRM, encoded by the coding sequence ATTAATGGACCATTAAAAAGAGCAATTAATGTACCATCATTTCAAGAACGTTACGAAACGATGCGTCGAGAAATTTTAGAAAACCCTCGTGTGCAAGAATTTTTAGCAGCGCATGCAGATGAGTTAAGCTATGAAACAATTGAACGTAATTTACCGAAGCTCCATGAGTTTATTAGTCAATCTACTGTCTGCTGTGGCTGTAACAATACGGAAAGTTGTACAAACTACTTAAAAGGTTTTTTACCTACTTTACGTGTAGTGAGAAGTACCGTTGAAATTGATTATGTACGTTGTGAGCAAAAGATACGCGAGGATGAGCGACGTGATGTAACCAATATGATTGCGAGTATGCATATGCCTAAGGATGTGCTGCAAGCGACAATTCAAGATTTACTCATTGACGATGAATCTCGTGTCATGATTGCTCAAAAAGCGGCACAATTTGTGAAGACAACATTGGAAACAGGAAAGCTTCCAGCAAAGGGTTATTATTTATACGGGAAATTTGGTGTAGGGAAATCTTTTGTACTAGGAGCACTTGCTAATGAATTAGCCTCCATCAAAATTCGTTCAGTAGTCGTGTTCGTGCCTGAATTTTTACGAGAAATGAAAAATGCAATTGGCGATAATACATTGAATGAAAAATTAGACTATGTGAAGAAGGCACCAGTGCTAATGCTTGATGATTTAGGAGCCGAGACAATGACCGCTTGGACGCGAGATGAAATTTTGGGGACTATTTTCCATTACCGCATGGCGGAGCAATTGCCAACATTCATTACATCTAATTTTAAATATGATGAACTAGAGCATCATTTAGCACAGTCGCAAAAAGGTGACATAGAAGTTGTGAAGGCTGGACGTATTATGGAACGTGTCAAAGCCTTGACAGAGCCAATTGAAATGCACGGCAAAAATCGACGTATGTAA